From a single Blastocatellia bacterium genomic region:
- a CDS encoding OmpH family outer membrane protein, which yields MSMKVLKVTFAAIALLALTSLAAAQQPAATAPPALPKGKVAVINTAQFQEQVQEFKAKMDELNRQFEPRVKDVRGLADRITAQENTIKTQNQSGALSAARVAEMTEQLETMKKEYQRKAEDLEADAGRAKDRAFQPLSEKLVKFAQEYTAKRGIVHLIDLSNSLQSGLLIWYDPRTDVTQDFITEYNKTHPATVAPAAPKP from the coding sequence ATGAGCATGAAGGTTTTGAAAGTCACATTCGCCGCCATCGCGCTGCTCGCCTTGACCTCTCTCGCCGCGGCACAGCAGCCCGCCGCGACTGCGCCGCCGGCGCTGCCGAAGGGCAAAGTCGCGGTCATCAACACGGCACAGTTCCAGGAGCAGGTGCAGGAGTTCAAGGCCAAGATGGACGAGCTGAACCGTCAGTTCGAGCCGCGCGTCAAGGACGTGCGCGGCCTGGCCGACCGCATTACGGCGCAAGAAAACACCATCAAGACGCAGAATCAGAGCGGCGCGCTTTCGGCAGCGCGCGTCGCCGAGATGACCGAGCAGCTTGAGACGATGAAGAAAGAGTATCAGCGCAAAGCCGAAGACCTGGAAGCCGATGCGGGCCGCGCCAAAGACCGCGCCTTCCAGCCGCTCAGCGAAAAGCTGGTCAAGTTCGCGCAGGAGTACACCGCCAAGCGCGGCATCGTTCACCTGATCGATCTGAGCAACTCGCTACAATCAGGCTTGCTCATCTGGTACGACCCGCGTACCGACGTCACGCAAGATTTCATCACCGAATACAACAAGACGCATCCGGCGACCGTCGCGCCCGCCGCGCCCAAGCCGTAG
- a CDS encoding AAA family ATPase, with translation MNIEKYTERARGFVQSAQSLAMRDGHQQFSSLHMLKVLLDDSEGLAGGLIDRAGGNSRAILKATEDALKKLPKVSGSGAGQIYLAPDMARAFDAAEKAAEKAGDSFVTVERLLLGLTLEKGGEAGSILAKGGVTPQNLNAAIEALRKGRTADNATAENAYDALKKYARDLTQAARDGKLDPVIGRDEEIRRTIQVLSRRTKNNPVLIGEPGVGKTAIVEGLAQRIVAGDVPPFLRDKRIVALDLSLVVAGTKYRGQFEERLKTIMRELIENPHYIIFIDELHTLVGAGSAEGSLDAANILKPSLSRGEIQCIGATTPAEFRKSIEKDRSLERRFQAVKVPPPTEEETIKILEGVKERYESFHQIRYTVDAVETAVIQSQRYIPDRFLPDKAIDIIDEAGARVKLREAHLPAEIHECQRKLRRATQNYERAHAERDFERAKFFKQKEQEELERLSLLRESHNLVPEHYPNVTRADIEEVISRWTGIPITSLKEEETAKLLRTEEELHKRIISQARAISALSRAIRRSRAGLKNPNRPVGSFLFLGPTGVGKTEVARSLAEFLFGSEHALIRFDMSEYMEKHAVSKLIGSPPGYVGHEEGGQLTEKIKRSPYSVLLLDEIEKAHPDLFNILLQVLEDGVLTDSLGNHIDFKNVILIMTSNIGARFIQKRGHLGFQSSTRQLQSNVEEGVMQAVKQTFNPEFINRLDEIIVFEPLTDGDLFEIVGLLVAQLNRTLIRRKLQVQMTPEARQWLVERTCTDRSYGARPLRRALQKYVEDPLSDALISGRFSEASVIEVYLEDNALQYRPMALEEMGDALLVQ, from the coding sequence ATGAATATTGAAAAATACACCGAGCGGGCGCGCGGCTTCGTCCAGTCTGCGCAATCGCTCGCCATGCGCGACGGACACCAGCAGTTCTCGTCGCTGCACATGCTCAAGGTCCTGCTTGATGACAGCGAGGGGCTTGCCGGCGGTCTGATCGACCGCGCCGGCGGTAACTCGCGCGCCATCCTCAAGGCTACCGAGGATGCGCTGAAGAAGCTGCCGAAAGTCTCGGGCAGCGGCGCCGGGCAGATCTATCTTGCCCCCGACATGGCGCGCGCCTTCGACGCGGCGGAAAAGGCCGCCGAGAAGGCCGGCGACAGCTTTGTCACGGTCGAGCGATTGCTGCTCGGGCTGACGCTCGAGAAGGGCGGCGAGGCCGGCAGCATTCTGGCCAAGGGCGGTGTCACGCCGCAAAACCTCAATGCGGCGATCGAGGCCTTGCGCAAGGGCCGCACCGCCGATAACGCGACGGCCGAAAATGCCTATGACGCGCTGAAGAAATATGCCCGCGACCTGACGCAGGCCGCGCGCGACGGCAAGCTCGACCCCGTGATCGGCCGCGACGAGGAAATCCGCCGCACCATCCAGGTGCTCTCCCGCCGTACCAAGAACAACCCCGTGCTGATCGGCGAGCCCGGCGTCGGCAAGACCGCCATCGTCGAGGGCCTGGCGCAACGCATCGTCGCCGGTGATGTGCCGCCTTTCTTGCGCGACAAGCGCATCGTCGCGCTCGACCTGTCGCTGGTCGTCGCCGGCACCAAGTACCGCGGCCAGTTCGAAGAGCGATTGAAGACGATCATGCGCGAGCTGATCGAGAACCCGCACTACATCATCTTTATTGACGAGCTGCACACGCTGGTTGGCGCGGGCTCGGCGGAGGGCTCGCTCGACGCCGCTAACATCCTGAAGCCATCGCTGTCGCGCGGCGAAATCCAGTGCATCGGCGCGACCACGCCGGCAGAGTTCCGCAAGAGCATCGAGAAAGACCGCTCGCTAGAACGCCGCTTCCAGGCGGTCAAGGTGCCGCCGCCGACCGAAGAAGAGACCATCAAGATTCTCGAAGGCGTTAAGGAGCGCTACGAGTCTTTCCACCAGATTCGCTACACGGTCGATGCGGTTGAGACCGCGGTGATTCAATCGCAGCGCTACATTCCCGACCGCTTCCTGCCCGACAAGGCGATTGACATCATTGACGAAGCCGGCGCCCGCGTGAAGCTGCGCGAGGCCCACTTGCCGGCAGAGATTCACGAGTGCCAGCGCAAGCTGCGCCGCGCCACGCAGAATTATGAGCGCGCCCACGCCGAGCGCGACTTCGAGCGCGCCAAGTTCTTCAAGCAGAAAGAGCAGGAAGAGCTTGAGCGGCTGTCGCTGCTGCGCGAGTCGCACAACCTCGTCCCCGAGCATTACCCGAACGTCACGCGCGCCGACATCGAAGAGGTCATTTCGCGCTGGACGGGCATCCCGATCACTTCGCTTAAAGAAGAAGAGACCGCCAAGCTGCTGCGCACCGAAGAGGAGCTGCATAAGCGCATCATCAGCCAGGCGCGGGCCATCTCGGCGCTGTCGCGCGCCATCCGCCGCAGCCGCGCCGGTCTGAAGAATCCCAACCGGCCTGTCGGCTCGTTCCTTTTCTTAGGCCCCACGGGCGTCGGCAAAACCGAAGTCGCCCGGTCGCTTGCCGAATTCCTTTTCGGCTCTGAGCACGCCTTGATCCGCTTCGATATGTCCGAGTACATGGAGAAGCACGCGGTGTCGAAGCTCATCGGCAGCCCGCCCGGTTACGTCGGCCACGAGGAAGGCGGCCAGTTGACCGAGAAGATCAAGCGCAGTCCTTATTCGGTGCTGCTGCTCGACGAGATCGAGAAGGCACACCCCGACCTGTTCAACATCCTCTTGCAGGTGTTGGAAGACGGCGTGCTGACGGATTCGCTCGGCAATCACATCGATTTCAAGAATGTGATTTTGATCATGACGTCGAACATCGGCGCGCGCTTCATCCAGAAGCGCGGCCACCTCGGCTTCCAATCTTCGACCAGGCAGCTGCAATCGAATGTCGAAGAAGGCGTGATGCAGGCGGTGAAGCAGACGTTCAACCCGGAGTTTATCAATCGCCTCGACGAGATCATCGTTTTTGAGCCGCTGACGGATGGCGACCTGTTCGAGATCGTCGGCCTGCTCGTCGCGCAGCTCAACCGCACCTTGATCCGTCGCAAGCTGCAAGTGCAGATGACGCCCGAGGCCCGCCAGTGGCTGGTCGAGCGCACCTGCACGGATCGCTCGTATGGGGCGCGCCCGTTGCGTCGGGCGCTGCAAAAATACGTTGAAGACCCGCTATCGGACGCACTGATCAGCGGCCGGTTCAGCGAAGCTTCGGTCATCGAAGTCTATCTCGAAGACAACGCGCTGCAATACCGCCCGATGGCGCTCGAAGAGATGGGTGACGCCTTGCTTGTGCAATAA
- the lpxI gene encoding UDP-2,3-diacylglucosamine diphosphatase LpxI (LpxI, functionally equivalent to LpxH, replaces it in LPS biosynthesis in a minority of bacteria.), with protein MKYGLIAGNGRFPFLVLDGARRRGVEMVVAAIKEETEPEIAGQAARVEWVGVGQLGKLIRFFKSESVTHALMAGQVKHHQIFRLNALPDLRMVRVLARLPGKNTDSLIGAVADELAREGITLVDSTTFLEDALAEAGVMTRRAPSKTERADIEFGLKIAREIARLDLGQTIAVKDGAVVAIEAMEGTDAVIERAGQITHGRPFVVIKVAKPDQDMRFDVPVVGPPTIEAMRRAGATALHVTPQKTLLFDKAQLIERADALRISIVGGL; from the coding sequence ATGAAATACGGATTGATAGCCGGCAATGGGCGCTTCCCTTTCCTCGTGCTGGACGGCGCGCGGCGTCGCGGCGTTGAGATGGTTGTCGCCGCCATCAAAGAAGAGACCGAGCCGGAAATCGCCGGGCAGGCGGCGCGCGTCGAGTGGGTCGGCGTCGGCCAGCTTGGCAAACTGATTCGCTTCTTCAAGAGTGAATCGGTCACCCATGCGCTCATGGCCGGACAGGTCAAGCACCATCAAATCTTTCGCCTCAACGCTCTGCCCGATCTGCGCATGGTGCGGGTGCTGGCGCGGCTGCCCGGCAAAAACACCGACAGCTTGATCGGCGCGGTCGCCGACGAGCTGGCGCGCGAAGGCATCACCCTGGTTGACTCGACGACGTTTCTCGAAGACGCGCTCGCCGAGGCCGGCGTGATGACGCGCCGCGCGCCGAGCAAAACGGAGCGCGCCGACATCGAATTCGGCTTGAAGATTGCCCGCGAGATCGCCCGCCTCGACCTCGGGCAGACCATTGCCGTCAAGGATGGCGCCGTCGTCGCCATCGAAGCGATGGAAGGCACTGACGCCGTCATCGAGCGCGCCGGCCAGATCACTCACGGCCGCCCCTTCGTCGTCATCAAAGTCGCCAAGCCCGATCAGGACATGCGCTTTGATGTGCCGGTTGTCGGCCCGCCAACCATCGAGGCGATGCGGCGTGCCGGCGCCACCGCGCTTCACGTCACGCCGCAAAAGACTTTGCTGTTCGATAAAGCTCAGCTCATCGAGCGCGCCGACGCTTTGCGCATCAGCATCGTCGGCGGATTATAG
- a CDS encoding ornithine cyclodeaminase family protein: MSVLILSQMEVERLLPMAECLALMRDALRSLAAGELTQPLRMVISPPGAKGLLGLMPAHQAGERAAYGVKVIGVFPDNPARGLDAHQGSVLLLSGETGQLLALMNASAVTAIRTAAVSGVATELLAREDAGDLAIIGSGVQAHTHLEAMACARPIRRVRVASRRLEHARRFVESVTPRYAFPIEAVESVEAAVRGADLIVTATSSREPVIQREWIAPGAHLNVVGASIAAAREVDSATMAAASLFVDRRESTLNESGDYLIALREGAIGTDHIRAELGELLLAGKPGRTSAEEITLFKSLGLAVEDLASAEYLYQKAKARQAGTWVEY, translated from the coding sequence GTGAGCGTCTTGATATTGAGCCAGATGGAAGTCGAGCGCCTTTTGCCGATGGCCGAATGCCTCGCGCTGATGCGTGATGCGCTGCGGTCGTTGGCGGCTGGCGAGCTGACGCAGCCGTTGCGCATGGTCATCTCGCCGCCGGGCGCAAAGGGATTGCTGGGTTTGATGCCGGCCCATCAAGCGGGCGAGCGCGCCGCTTATGGCGTGAAAGTAATCGGCGTATTCCCTGATAATCCGGCGCGCGGGCTGGATGCGCATCAGGGCAGCGTGCTGCTTCTGAGCGGCGAGACCGGCCAGTTGCTGGCGCTGATGAATGCCTCGGCGGTGACGGCGATTCGCACCGCCGCCGTCTCGGGCGTCGCGACCGAGCTGCTGGCGCGCGAAGATGCCGGCGACCTGGCGATCATCGGCTCAGGCGTACAGGCTCACACCCATCTCGAAGCGATGGCCTGTGCGCGGCCCATCCGGCGTGTGCGAGTGGCGAGCCGCCGCCTCGAACATGCCCGGCGCTTTGTCGAATCGGTCACGCCGCGTTATGCCTTCCCGATTGAGGCGGTTGAGTCGGTAGAAGCGGCGGTGCGCGGCGCAGACTTGATCGTCACCGCGACTTCGTCACGCGAGCCGGTCATCCAGCGCGAATGGATCGCGCCCGGTGCCCACCTGAACGTCGTCGGCGCGAGCATCGCGGCAGCCCGCGAAGTCGACAGCGCCACGATGGCCGCCGCCAGCCTTTTCGTAGACCGGCGCGAATCAACGCTCAATGAAAGTGGCGATTACCTGATTGCATTGCGCGAAGGCGCTATCGGCACGGATCACATTCGCGCAGAGCTTGGCGAGCTTTTGCTCGCAGGCAAGCCGGGCCGCACATCAGCCGAAGAGATCACGTTGTTCAAATCGCTCGGCCTGGCCGTCGAAGACCTCGCTTCAGCCGAGTACCTTTATCAAAAGGCGAAAGCCCGGCAAGCGGGCACCTGGGTGGAGTACTGA
- a CDS encoding OmpH family outer membrane protein, whose product MFKIRFAAFAALVLAAVASVASAQQATQAGLGAAVPDGKIAVINTQLFPDSIAELKQKYDQVGTQFKDRSQRLQEAQTRLQTMENDLRTKQGVLKPDDYAKLQQDYEDLKKRTQREYEDAKADFDRQVETATKPVRDKLYQFLQTYATQRGIVMIINLAGAAQTGTLAYWNPGADVTDDFIAEYNKANPVAGAPAAPPRPQPATPTRKP is encoded by the coding sequence ATGTTCAAGATTCGATTTGCTGCTTTCGCAGCACTGGTTCTGGCCGCAGTGGCATCAGTCGCTTCGGCGCAGCAGGCCACGCAGGCCGGCCTGGGCGCAGCCGTTCCCGACGGCAAGATCGCCGTTATCAACACGCAGCTATTCCCGGACAGCATCGCCGAGCTGAAACAGAAATACGATCAGGTCGGCACGCAATTCAAAGATCGCTCGCAACGCCTGCAAGAGGCGCAGACCCGCTTGCAGACCATGGAGAACGATCTGCGCACCAAGCAGGGCGTGCTGAAGCCGGATGATTACGCGAAATTGCAACAAGACTATGAGGATTTGAAGAAGCGGACGCAGCGCGAATACGAAGACGCCAAGGCCGATTTTGATCGCCAGGTCGAAACCGCCACCAAGCCTGTGCGCGACAAGCTCTATCAATTCCTACAGACCTATGCCACCCAGCGCGGCATCGTGATGATCATCAACCTGGCCGGCGCGGCGCAGACCGGAACGCTCGCTTACTGGAACCCCGGCGCCGACGTCACCGACGATTTCATTGCCGAATACAACAAGGCCAACCCGGTCGCCGGCGCGCCCGCTGCCCCGCCGAGGCCGCAGCCTGCCACCCCGACCCGCAAGCCTTAA
- the fabZ gene encoding 3-hydroxyacyl-ACP dehydratase FabZ, which yields METLLDITQIQAILPHRYPFLLVDRIIEYEPHKRVVGIKNVTLNEPFFQGHFPGAPVMPGVLIVEAMAQTAGVLMLASLPDRETKLVFFTGIDNAKFRRPVVPGDQLRMELTVLRLRPRYIRLRGEAYVDSQLVAEAEIASSLVDRSLIERGSEINHAAFKPVEQ from the coding sequence ATGGAAACCTTACTCGACATCACACAGATTCAGGCAATCCTGCCGCACCGCTACCCCTTCCTGCTCGTTGATCGCATCATCGAATATGAGCCGCACAAGCGCGTCGTCGGCATCAAAAACGTCACGCTCAACGAGCCATTCTTCCAAGGCCACTTCCCCGGCGCGCCCGTCATGCCCGGCGTCTTGATCGTCGAAGCGATGGCGCAGACTGCGGGCGTGCTGATGCTGGCTTCACTGCCCGACCGCGAGACCAAGCTCGTCTTCTTCACCGGCATTGATAACGCCAAGTTCCGCCGCCCCGTCGTCCCCGGCGACCAGTTGCGCATGGAGCTAACTGTCCTGCGCCTGCGCCCGCGCTACATCCGGCTGCGCGGCGAAGCCTACGTTGACTCGCAACTGGTGGCCGAAGCCGAGATTGCTTCGTCGCTGGTTGACCGCAGCCTGATCGAGCGCGGCAGCGAGATTAATCACGCCGCCTTCAAGCCCGTCGAGCAATGA
- the lpxA gene encoding acyl-ACP--UDP-N-acetylglucosamine O-acyltransferase has protein sequence MNEPASIHPTAIISPQAEIGKEVSIGPYSIIGDSVILHDGVRVGSHCVIEGPSEFGSGTLFFPFVSAGQAPHDLKYKGEPSRLVVGERNVFREFTTIHRGTEGGGNLTTIGSDNLFMAQAHVAHDCHIGNHVIFSNSAALAGHVVVEDHATLGAFSGVHQFCRVGKYAFIGASAVVVKDALPFARSAGNHARCYGPNTIGLKRQGFSSEVIRRIDHAFHLLLAAKLNTTQAVERIKAELNGHAEIDYLVQFIESSERGVTK, from the coding sequence ATGAATGAGCCCGCGAGCATCCACCCGACGGCCATCATCAGCCCGCAAGCCGAGATCGGCAAAGAGGTATCTATCGGCCCTTACTCGATCATCGGTGATAGCGTCATCCTCCACGATGGCGTCCGCGTCGGCAGTCATTGCGTCATCGAAGGCCCTTCGGAATTCGGCAGCGGCACGCTCTTTTTTCCGTTCGTGTCGGCGGGCCAGGCCCCGCACGATTTGAAGTACAAAGGCGAGCCGAGCCGCCTGGTTGTCGGCGAGCGCAACGTCTTCCGCGAATTCACCACCATCCACCGCGGCACCGAGGGCGGCGGCAACCTGACGACGATTGGCTCGGACAATCTCTTTATGGCGCAAGCGCACGTCGCCCACGATTGCCACATCGGCAATCACGTGATCTTCTCGAACTCGGCGGCGCTTGCCGGCCACGTCGTCGTCGAAGACCACGCGACACTGGGTGCGTTCTCCGGCGTGCATCAGTTCTGTCGCGTCGGCAAGTATGCCTTCATCGGCGCGTCGGCGGTGGTCGTCAAAGACGCGCTGCCGTTTGCGCGCAGCGCCGGCAATCACGCGCGCTGTTACGGCCCGAACACCATCGGTCTCAAGCGCCAGGGCTTCTCATCCGAAGTCATCCGCCGCATAGACCATGCCTTTCATCTGCTGCTTGCGGCAAAGCTCAACACGACGCAGGCCGTAGAGCGCATCAAGGCAGAGCTGAACGGTCACGCGGAGATCGATTACCTGGTCCAGTTCATCGAATCGTCGGAGCGCGGAGTCACCAAGTGA
- a CDS encoding DUF4388 domain-containing protein, translated as MSRTNPNEFDPESAIIDAELLVKYRMVNRAIETLERAIDSAPRHIGLREKLREILIETGKRDQAAQHCLALASLHISAGDLERANERLLEAKRLDPRVSVTGQLRDVRHTQATPTPPMPARGQSQRILSGSLADISLFDIIQILENSRVTGVLQVMSSAASGEIYLLEGLIIGAKSGAEAGRKALTVLSGAADGNFEVEKNTRTYDRTIQATNNTALILDLLRVKDEEDHGIGTIQ; from the coding sequence ATGTCGAGGACTAACCCCAACGAGTTTGATCCTGAGAGCGCCATCATTGACGCCGAGTTGCTGGTCAAGTACCGCATGGTCAACCGCGCCATCGAAACCCTGGAACGGGCGATTGATAGCGCGCCGCGCCACATCGGGCTGCGCGAAAAGCTGCGCGAGATTTTGATTGAAACCGGCAAGCGCGATCAGGCCGCGCAGCATTGCCTGGCGCTCGCCAGCCTGCACATCTCCGCGGGCGACCTGGAGCGCGCCAACGAGCGCCTGCTCGAAGCCAAGCGGCTTGACCCGCGCGTCTCGGTGACCGGCCAACTGCGCGACGTGCGCCACACACAGGCGACACCAACGCCGCCGATGCCGGCGCGCGGCCAGAGCCAGCGCATCCTCTCCGGCAGCCTCGCCGACATCAGCCTGTTCGATATTATTCAGATTCTCGAAAACAGCCGCGTCACCGGCGTCCTGCAAGTGATGTCGTCAGCCGCCAGCGGCGAGATTTATTTGCTGGAAGGCTTGATCATTGGCGCGAAGTCGGGCGCCGAAGCAGGCCGCAAAGCGCTGACGGTGCTTTCGGGCGCGGCAGACGGCAACTTCGAAGTCGAGAAGAACACGCGCACCTACGACCGGACGATTCAGGCGACCAACAACACCGCTTTGATTCTCGACCTGCTGCGCGTCAAAGACGAAGAAGATCACGGCATCGGCACCATTCAGTAA
- the bamA gene encoding outer membrane protein assembly factor BamA produces MTKRVLCLLAVLVAAVGVWPGRGYLAMLESTAAVSRSQNVPVEQVIIRGNRRIPESTVKIWIGTREGDPYNPVQLDRDVRALYAQGHFEDVKVYSEEGTRGGKIITFEVRERPLLLDIKYEGLKSVQQSAILEEFRKRSVGLSKESQYDPVKVRRAAAVVKELLANEGRPEAKVEPQVEAISATAVALTFKVEEGPRYRIADIEFEGNQVFSDGYLRSHMKLVKEMGLFTTFSSKDIYHKEKLEADLDRLRVLVYADAGYLKARFGEPRVEEVGKVGSWVPLIGHKGQGLKIVIPTDEGRQYRAGAIKVEDNTEFTADEIKSIIGLKPGDVVKGYSVVNKGIDNLKKLYGTRGYIQFNANFIPDFHDDPNDLAKGTADITFTMDEGKQYALHRLEFIGNTFTRDNVLRREVLLNEGERYNKQLWDLSILRLNQLGYFNQIKDEDATVNTNEKEGQVDLTLKVEEKGRQQISFTGGVSGIGGSYLGIDYSTNNLLGYGESLALALSGGNYQKVASFSFTEPYLKGRPISLGFSVFYQNYQFIGQGFGALTSGNIFGGFQGESLFTQRTKGASVSASAPLSYFAKRFRMGRFVRLGMSYSFRTTDILDPAVNRDSDPSNDILVTFRQTGVTQSTLTPTVSFNTLNSSLDPTSGQSLTLGLSYSGGVLGGKVNTIEPTVEYKRFFPFFAGKEARARVESGRQARTFGFRVLFANIRSFGTPFVSNSFSFVGGTPLYARFFLGGDDSIRGYNIRGISPTAPIQTAITTRNLFATDLAGNRIRVRPSSQATGRSIDPSVFSKFQLTEQPLGVQQFPAFLGGDTELLLNFEYRIPIVGPLQFVPFVDVGSAFNLSTLENQAQRSEFIPNVGLGTVILNPQGLETTPRELRKATTPETPVGGLPPGFQFATIRGEQMQAQVGLFSQAKSGILDNYRASLGGEFRIQVPVINVPFRLIFAYNPNARVDNPFIIEKKKTIRFSVGRTF; encoded by the coding sequence ATGACTAAGCGTGTTCTTTGCCTGCTCGCAGTATTGGTAGCGGCAGTCGGTGTCTGGCCCGGCAGGGGCTACCTGGCGATGCTTGAATCTACGGCAGCGGTCAGTCGCTCGCAAAACGTGCCGGTCGAACAAGTCATCATCCGCGGCAACCGCCGGATCCCCGAATCCACCGTCAAAATCTGGATCGGCACACGCGAAGGCGACCCCTACAACCCGGTGCAGCTCGACCGCGACGTGCGCGCCCTTTACGCTCAGGGCCACTTCGAGGACGTCAAAGTCTACTCCGAAGAAGGCACGCGCGGCGGCAAGATCATCACCTTCGAAGTGCGCGAGCGCCCGCTGCTGCTCGACATCAAGTACGAAGGCTTGAAGTCGGTGCAGCAGTCAGCCATCCTTGAAGAGTTCCGCAAGCGTTCCGTCGGCTTGTCGAAAGAATCGCAGTACGATCCCGTCAAGGTGCGCCGCGCCGCCGCCGTCGTCAAAGAGCTGCTCGCCAACGAGGGCCGCCCCGAAGCCAAGGTCGAGCCGCAGGTCGAGGCGATCTCGGCGACCGCCGTCGCCCTGACCTTCAAGGTCGAAGAAGGGCCCCGCTATCGCATCGCCGACATCGAGTTCGAAGGCAACCAGGTCTTCTCTGACGGCTACCTGCGCTCGCACATGAAGCTGGTCAAGGAGATGGGGTTGTTTACAACCTTCTCGTCAAAAGACATCTATCATAAAGAGAAGCTCGAAGCCGATCTCGACCGCCTGCGCGTGCTGGTCTACGCCGATGCCGGCTACTTGAAAGCGCGCTTCGGCGAGCCGCGTGTCGAAGAGGTCGGCAAGGTCGGCTCCTGGGTGCCGCTCATCGGCCACAAGGGTCAGGGCTTGAAAATCGTCATCCCTACAGACGAGGGCCGCCAGTATCGCGCTGGCGCCATCAAGGTCGAAGACAACACCGAGTTTACCGCTGACGAAATCAAGTCGATCATCGGATTGAAGCCGGGCGACGTCGTCAAAGGCTACTCGGTCGTCAATAAAGGTATTGATAACCTGAAGAAGCTCTACGGCACGCGCGGTTACATCCAGTTCAATGCCAACTTCATTCCCGATTTCCATGACGACCCGAACGACCTGGCCAAAGGGACAGCCGATATCACCTTCACGATGGATGAGGGCAAGCAGTACGCCCTGCACCGCCTGGAGTTCATCGGCAACACCTTCACCCGCGACAACGTCCTGCGCCGCGAAGTGCTGCTCAACGAAGGCGAGCGCTACAACAAACAGCTCTGGGACTTGAGCATTCTGCGGTTGAACCAGCTCGGCTATTTCAATCAGATCAAGGACGAGGACGCGACGGTCAACACCAATGAGAAAGAGGGACAGGTTGACCTGACGCTGAAGGTCGAAGAGAAGGGCCGCCAGCAGATCAGCTTCACGGGCGGCGTGTCGGGCATCGGCGGCTCCTACCTCGGCATTGATTACTCGACCAACAACCTGCTCGGCTACGGCGAATCGCTGGCCCTTGCGCTCTCTGGCGGCAACTATCAAAAAGTCGCCTCTTTCTCGTTCACCGAGCCCTACTTGAAGGGCCGCCCGATCAGCCTCGGCTTCAGCGTCTTCTATCAGAATTATCAGTTCATCGGCCAGGGCTTTGGCGCCCTCACGTCGGGCAACATCTTTGGCGGCTTCCAGGGCGAATCGCTGTTCACGCAGCGCACCAAGGGCGCGTCGGTGAGTGCTTCGGCGCCGCTCAGTTATTTCGCCAAACGCTTCCGCATGGGCCGCTTCGTGCGCCTCGGGATGTCTTACTCGTTCCGCACGACAGACATTCTCGACCCGGCGGTCAACCGCGACTCCGACCCGTCTAACGACATTCTGGTCACCTTCCGCCAGACCGGGGTGACGCAGTCAACGCTGACGCCGACGGTTTCGTTCAACACCTTGAACTCGTCGCTCGACCCAACCAGTGGGCAGTCGCTGACGCTCGGCCTCTCGTATTCAGGCGGCGTGCTCGGCGGCAAGGTCAACACCATCGAGCCGACGGTGGAATATAAGCGCTTCTTCCCATTCTTTGCCGGCAAGGAAGCGCGCGCCCGCGTCGAGTCGGGCAGGCAGGCGCGCACCTTCGGGTTCCGCGTGCTGTTTGCTAACATCCGCTCGTTCGGTACGCCCTTTGTGTCGAACTCGTTTTCCTTCGTCGGCGGCACACCTTTGTACGCGCGATTCTTCCTCGGCGGCGACGACTCGATCCGCGGCTACAACATTCGCGGCATTTCGCCGACCGCGCCCATTCAAACGGCGATCACGACGCGCAACCTCTTTGCCACCGACCTTGCGGGCAATCGCATTCGGGTGCGCCCGTCGAGTCAAGCGACCGGCAGGAGCATCGATCCGAGCGTCTTCAGCAAGTTCCAACTGACCGAACAGCCGCTCGGCGTTCAGCAATTCCCGGCGTTTTTGGGCGGCGACACCGAGTTGCTGCTCAACTTCGAGTACCGCATTCCAATCGTCGGGCCGTTGCAGTTCGTGCCCTTCGTGGACGTCGGCTCGGCCTTCAACCTGAGCACGCTCGAAAATCAGGCCCAGCGCAGCGAGTTCATTCCAAACGTCGGCCTCGGAACGGTCATTCTGAATCCGCAAGGGCTCGAGACCACGCCCAGAGAGTTGCGTAAGGCGACGACGCCGGAAACGCCTGTGGGCGGGCTGCCGCCGGGCTTCCAGTTCGCCACCATCCGCGGCGAGCAGATGCAGGCGCAGGTCGGGCTGTTCTCGCAAGCTAAGAGCGGCATCCTCGATAACTATCGCGCCAGCCTCGGCGGCGAGTTCCGCATTCAGGTGCCGGTCATCAACGTGCCGTTTCGTTTGATCTTCGCTTATAACCCGAACGCGCGCGTCGATAATCCGTTCATCATCGAGAAGAAGAAGACCATCCGCTTCTCGGTCGGCAGAACCTTCTAG
- a CDS encoding MOSC N-terminal beta barrel domain-containing protein: MDAPSPARIAGIYRYPVKGLTPEPLAHAELAPGQTLLADRRYAIENGPSGF; encoded by the coding sequence ATGGATGCTCCCTCGCCTGCCCGGATCGCCGGGATCTACCGCTACCCTGTCAAGGGCCTGACGCCGGAACCGCTCGCCCATGCCGAGCTTGCCCCCGGCCAGACCCTGCTCGCCGACCGCCGTTACGCCATCGAGAACGGCCCCTCCGGTTTC